From one Lotus japonicus ecotype B-129 chromosome 3, LjGifu_v1.2 genomic stretch:
- the LOC130747533 gene encoding squalene synthase 2-like isoform X1, with protein MGSLGAIVKHPDDLYPLLKLKMAARHAEKQIPSEPHWGFCYSMLHKVSRSFALVIQQLDTDLRNAVCIFYLVLRALDTVEDDTSIATEVKVPILKAFHRHIYDRDWHFSCGTKEYKVLMDQFHLVSTAFLELAKNYQEAIEDITDRMGAGMAKFICKEVETIDDYDEYCHYVAGLVGLGLSKLFHASGKENLAADSLSNSMGLFLQKTNIIRDYLEDINEIPKSRMFWPRQIWSKYVNKLEDLKYEENSVKAVQCLNDMVTNALMHAEDCLKYMSDLRDDSIFRFCAIPQIMAIGTLAICYNNVEVFRGVVKMRRGLTAKVIDRTKTIADVYGAFFDFASMLESKVDKNDPNATKTLSRLVAIQKTCRESGLLNKSRKSYILRKENGYGSTLIIILVLLFSIMFAYNSATRHSN; from the exons ATGGGGAGTTTGGGAGCGATTGTGAAGCATCCAGATGATTTGTACCCGCTGCTGAAGCTCAAAATGGCGGCGAGGCACGCCGAGAAGCAGATCCCTTCGGAGCCGCATTGGGGCTTCTGCTACTCCATGCTCCACAAGGTTTCTAGAAGCTTCGCCCTCGTCATTCAGCAACTCGACACTGATCTTCGCAACGCC GTTTGCATATTCTACTTGGTTCTTCGAGCTCTGGATACCGTTG AGGATGATACGAGCATAGCTACAGAAGTAAAGGTCCCCATACTGAAAGCTTTTCACCGTCACATCTATGATCGTGATTGGCACTTCTCAT GTGGCACAAAGGAGTACAAAGTTCTCATGGACCAGTTTCATCTTGTTTCAACTGCTTTTCTGGAACTTGCAAAGAA CTAtcaggaagcaattgaagaCATTACTGACAGAATGGGTGCTGGAATGGCCAAATTTATTTGCAAGGAG GTAGAAACAATTGATGACTACGACGAATATTGTCACTATGTGGCAGGACTTGTTGGGCTGGGTTTATCAAAGCTTTTCCATGCCTCTGGTAAAGAAAATCTGGCAGCGGATTCCCTTTCCAATTCAATGGGTTTGTTTCTTCAG AAAACAAACATTATTCGAGATTATCTGGAAGACATAAACGAGATCCCCAAATCACGCATGTTTTGGCCACGGCAGATCTGGAGTAAATATGTTAACAAACTTGAG GACTTGAAATATGAGGAGAACTCTGTTAAGGCAGTGCAATGTCTAAACGACATGGTCACTAATGCTCTGATGCATGCTGAAGATTGCTTAAAGTACATGTCTGATTTACGAGACGATTCTATATTTCGCTTTTGTGCTATTCCCCAG ATAATGGCAATTGGAACACTTGCAATATGCTACAACAACGTTGAGGTCTTCAGAGGTGTAGTGAAAATGAGGCGAG GTCTAACTGCCAAAGTGATTGATCGGACAAAGACCATTGCTGATGTCTATGGTGCTTTCTTTGATTTTGCTTCTATGTTGGAGTCCAAG gTTGACAAAAATGATCCCAATGCAACAAAAACATTGAGCAGGCTGGTAGCTATACAGAAAACTTGCAGAGAATCTGGACTCCTAAATAAAAG CAGGAAATCTTACATTCTGAGGAAAGAGAACGGATATGGCTCAACACTG ATTATCATACTGGTCCTCTTGTTTTCCATCATGTTTGCTTATAACTCTGCTACCCGCCATAGTAACTAG
- the LOC130747533 gene encoding squalene synthase 2-like isoform X2 — translation MGSLGAIVKHPDDLYPLLKLKMAARHAEKQIPSEPHWGFCYSMLHKVSRSFALVIQQLDTDLRNAVCIFYLVLRALDTVEDDTSIATEVKVPILKAFHRHIYDRDWHFSCGTKEYKVLMDQFHLVSTAFLELAKNYQEAIEDITDRMGAGMAKFICKEVETIDDYDEYCHYVAGLVGLGLSKLFHASGKENLAADSLSNSMGLFLQKTNIIRDYLEDINEIPKSRMFWPRQIWSKYVNKLEDLKYEENSVKAVQCLNDMVTNALMHAEDCLKYMSDLRDDSIFRFCAIPQIMAIGTLAICYNNVEVFRGVVKMRRGLTAKVIDRTKTIADVYGAFFDFASMLESKVDKNDPNATKTLSRLVAIQKTCRESGLLNKRKSYILRKENGYGSTLIIILVLLFSIMFAYNSATRHSN, via the exons ATGGGGAGTTTGGGAGCGATTGTGAAGCATCCAGATGATTTGTACCCGCTGCTGAAGCTCAAAATGGCGGCGAGGCACGCCGAGAAGCAGATCCCTTCGGAGCCGCATTGGGGCTTCTGCTACTCCATGCTCCACAAGGTTTCTAGAAGCTTCGCCCTCGTCATTCAGCAACTCGACACTGATCTTCGCAACGCC GTTTGCATATTCTACTTGGTTCTTCGAGCTCTGGATACCGTTG AGGATGATACGAGCATAGCTACAGAAGTAAAGGTCCCCATACTGAAAGCTTTTCACCGTCACATCTATGATCGTGATTGGCACTTCTCAT GTGGCACAAAGGAGTACAAAGTTCTCATGGACCAGTTTCATCTTGTTTCAACTGCTTTTCTGGAACTTGCAAAGAA CTAtcaggaagcaattgaagaCATTACTGACAGAATGGGTGCTGGAATGGCCAAATTTATTTGCAAGGAG GTAGAAACAATTGATGACTACGACGAATATTGTCACTATGTGGCAGGACTTGTTGGGCTGGGTTTATCAAAGCTTTTCCATGCCTCTGGTAAAGAAAATCTGGCAGCGGATTCCCTTTCCAATTCAATGGGTTTGTTTCTTCAG AAAACAAACATTATTCGAGATTATCTGGAAGACATAAACGAGATCCCCAAATCACGCATGTTTTGGCCACGGCAGATCTGGAGTAAATATGTTAACAAACTTGAG GACTTGAAATATGAGGAGAACTCTGTTAAGGCAGTGCAATGTCTAAACGACATGGTCACTAATGCTCTGATGCATGCTGAAGATTGCTTAAAGTACATGTCTGATTTACGAGACGATTCTATATTTCGCTTTTGTGCTATTCCCCAG ATAATGGCAATTGGAACACTTGCAATATGCTACAACAACGTTGAGGTCTTCAGAGGTGTAGTGAAAATGAGGCGAG GTCTAACTGCCAAAGTGATTGATCGGACAAAGACCATTGCTGATGTCTATGGTGCTTTCTTTGATTTTGCTTCTATGTTGGAGTCCAAG gTTGACAAAAATGATCCCAATGCAACAAAAACATTGAGCAGGCTGGTAGCTATACAGAAAACTTGCAGAGAATCTGGACTCCTAAATAAAAG GAAATCTTACATTCTGAGGAAAGAGAACGGATATGGCTCAACACTG ATTATCATACTGGTCCTCTTGTTTTCCATCATGTTTGCTTATAACTCTGCTACCCGCCATAGTAACTAG
- the LOC130747534 gene encoding SH3 domain-containing protein 2-like has protein sequence MDAIRKQASKLREQVARQQQAVLKQFGGGGYGGSDNVVTDERELHLHQKLEKLYISTRAGKHYQRDIVRGVEGYIVTGSKQVEIGTKFSEDSRKYGAENTCTSGSTLSRAALSYARARAQMEKERGNLLKALGTQVAEPLRAMVVGAPLEDARHLAQRYDRMRQEAEAQAIEVSKRQAKVREMPGNAENAMKLEAAEAKLQDLKTNMNILGKEAAAALSAVEAQQQRLTLQRLIAMVEAERAYHQIVLQILDQLEGEMISERQRIEAPPTPSVDHSMPPPPSYEEVNDVFASQAHNGTTDSMGYFLGEVLFPYSAVSEVELNLSVGDYVVVRKVSNSGWAEGECKGRAGWFPFSYIERRERVLASKVAEVF, from the exons ATGGATGCAATCAGAAAGCAAGCTTCCAAGCTTCGTGAACAAGTCGCTCGCCAACAACAG GCTGTGCTGAAGCAGTTTGGGGGTGGCGGTTATGGAGGTTCGGATAATGTGGTTACCGATGAGAGAGAGCTACACTTACACCAGAAACTCGAGAAACTTTACATTTCGACGCGGGCGGGGAAG CATTATCAAAGGGATATTGTGCGCGGTGTAGAAGGTTATATTGTTACGGGGTCGAAGCAAGTTGAAATAG GAACAAAGTTTTCAGAAGATAGCAGGAAATATGGTGCGGAAAATACATGTACCAGTGGTAGTACATTGAGCAGAGCTGCACTGAGTTATGCACGAGCCCGTGCCCAAATGGAGAAGGAGCGCGGAAACTTACTAAAAGCTCTCGGTACACAG GTTGCAGAGCCCTTAAGGGCAATGGTGGTGGGAGCTCCATTGGAGGATGCCCGACATCTTGCTCAACGTTACGATAGAATGCGACAGGAAGCTGAAGCCCAG GCTATTGAAGTTTCTAAACGCCAGGCAAAAGTAAGAGAAATGCCAGGCAATGCAGAGAATGCTATGAAATTAGAAGCAGCTGAAGCAAAGCTACAAGACCTGAAGACAAACATGAACATATTGGGGAAGGAAGCAGCGGCAGCATTGTCTGCTGTTGAAGCACAGCAACAAAGATTAACTCTTCAGCGCCTTATAGCTATG GTTGAGGCGGAGCGTGCCTATCATCAGATAGTCTTACAAATTCTTGATCAGCTTGAGGGAGAG ATGATATCAGAACGACAGCGAATTGAAGCCCCTCCTACTCCTAGTGTGGATCACAGCATGCCGCCGCCCCCATCATATGAAGAAGTGAATGATGTCTTTGCTTCTCAGGCACATAATGGAACAACAGATAGCATGGGTTACTTCTTAGGAGAG GTTTTATTTCCATACTCTGCTGTGTCTGAAGTGGAGTTGAATCTATCAGTTGGTGATTATGTTGTTGTACGAAAG GTGTCAAACAGCGGATGGGCCGAGGGTGAATGCAAAGGGAGAGCAGGTTGGTTTCCATTTAGTTACATTGAAAGAAGGGAGCGGGTTCTGGCAAGCAAGGTGGCCGAAGTGTTTTGA